The sequence TCAGGTCAATCTTCACGCCGGCCTGGGAGGCGCGGTAGAGCGCCTCGATGATCTGCGCATCCACCAGCGCGTTCATTTTGGCGATGATTCGCGCCGGCAGCCCCTTCCGCGCGTTCTCTGCTTCTCGCTCGATCAGCGCGACCATGCGCGAATGAAACTCGAACGGCGCGACGACGAACTGCCGCATCCCCTGGAACTGGCAAATCCCGGTGAGCAGGTTGAACACATTCGTCGCGTCCTCGCCGAAATCCTCGCGGCAAGTCAGCAAACCGATGTCCGTGTAAACCCGCGCCGTGGTGGGATTGAAGTTGCCCGTGCTGAGATGGAGGTAGCGCCGAATCCCGTCGGCGTCCCGGCGGACGGCCAGCGCCATCTTGCAATGGATTTTGTATCCCACCAGACCGTACACCACGTGGACCCCTGCTTCTTCCAGCCGGCGGGACCACAAAATGTTGTTCGCCTCATCGAAGCGCGCCTTCAATTCCACCACCGCCGTGACTTGCTTGCCGTTCCGCACCGCGTTCATGAGCGCGCCGACAATTCGCGGGTCGCCACCGGTGCGATAGAGCGTTTGCTTGATCGCCAGCACCTGCGGGTCTTCGGCGGCTTGTTCGAGGAATTCGACCACGCTGCCGAAGCTTTCGTAGGGATGATGGAGGAGGATGTCCCGCTGGCGGATCGTCGCGAAGACGTCCGGTTGATCGCGCAGCGCTTTGGCCACGGGCGGGACCTGCGGCGGGTCGCGGAGCTCCGGCGCGTAATCCCCTTCGCAAATCGTCATCAACTTCGCCGGGTTGAGCGGGCCGTCGATCACGTAGAGATCCTCTTCCGTCAAGCGCAAGGTTTCCAGAAGCTGGCTTTGAATCGCAAGGGGACAATCGCGTTCCACCTCCAGCCGCACCGCGTCGCCTTTGCGGCGATTGTGCAATTCGTTTTCCACCGCCCGGAGCAAGTTCTTTTCTTCTTCCTCGTCGATGTAGAGTTCGCTGTTTCGCGTGACGCGGAACAGCCAGTGCCCGCGAATCTTCATGCCGGGGAAAAGGTCGGCCAGGAAGTTAACGATGATGCGTCCGAGGAACACGTATTCGCGCCGTGGATCCGGGTGCGGCAGCCGCACCAGACGGGGCAGGACGCGCGGGACCTGGACCACGGCGAGCCGCTCCCGGTTTTCGCCTTCGTGTTTTCCTTGCAGTTGCACGATGACGTTCAGGGACTTGTTGAGCAGTTGGGGAAACGGGTGCGCCGGGTCAATGCCAAGCGGCGTCAGCACGGGGCGAACCTCCGCCCGGTAAAACTTCTCTATCCAGGCTGCGTCCCGGGCGCTGAGTTCCTTGCAGGCAAGGAAGCGGATGCCCTGCTCGGCCAGGCCCGGCACGAGTTGCTCCCGCCAGCAGGTGTACTGCTGTTCCACCATGCGACGGACACGTTTGTGAATCACACGGAACGTCTCCGATGCGGTCAACCCGTCGATGCTCCGTTCCGACGCGCCGCTTTCCATCTGTTGTTTGAGACCCGCAACGCGCACTTCGAAGAATTCGTCGAGGTTCGAGCTGACGATGCAGAAAAACTTCACGCGTTCGAGCAGCGGGTTGCGTGTGTCCAGCGCCTCGTCCAGCACGCGCAGATTGAATTCAAGCCAGCTCAACTCGCGATTGATGAAATGCTCGGGGCCAAACCTGGTCTTCTCTTCTTCCATATCCGTCCGGGGATTACACCAACCTGCGCGCGAAAAGCCAGAGGCAAGTGGGCAGGGGGGGGAATCCCAACGGGATTCTGCCTCAAAGCCCAGGGTTGCGAGGCACGAGCTACCCGAGTGCAGGGCCGAATTGTGAATCTGCGCAACGAGAAACTCGGTCCAGCTCCGCCGGCGTCGGGCTTTTTCGGGCTTGCCACTGCGATGCCCCGTGCGCAAATTCCCGACCGCACCACATTCCAAAATCATGAAGCCGAATCTTTCTCCACGCATTGCTCTCGCCGTGCTCTTCCTTGCCACCGCCACTCAAGCCGCAGCCGCAGCCGATGGTTTCAGGCTCGAACCTGGCTACCTCAGCCTGTTCAACGGCAAGGATCTGACCGGCTGGGGCTACCGGACGAACAACTTCGACGGCAAGACGGCCAGCAGCGACGGGCGCTACACGGCCAAGGACGGCATTCTTACCGTCAACGCCCGGGAGCCTCGCTTGTTTCAGGTGATCTGGACGACGCGCGAGTTCCCGAAGAATTTCAACTTGAAGCTCGAATTCCGCGCCGCCGTGAACGCCGACAGCGGCATCTTCATTCGCAAACCGCAACTGCAATGCCGCGATTACCTCGTCGCCGGCCCGTACAAAGCGCTCCAGAAGTACAAACCGCAAGACTGGAATGAAATTGAAGTGACTGTGAAGGACGGCGTCGCGCATTGCACGTGCAACGGCGAAGTGCTCGAAGCCGCGCTGAAAGTCCCGGAGACCGGCCCCATCGGCCTGGAAGGGGATCGCGGGCAAATGGAATACCGCCGCATTCGGCTGAAGGAATTGCCGTGATGCAATTGGAGGCTGCTCTTGAACCTGCGCGGAAAAAAGCTCGGTTTGCTGATTTCCGCCCGGCCTGGCCAGCCCAACTTCGATCGCGGCCTCAAGTTGGCCGAAGCGGCTCTGGCGGCAGGTGTGGTCGTCTATCTCTACTGCATCGACGACGCGGTCGCCGGCGTGAGCGACGCGAGATTGCAGCTTCTCAAACAGCACGGGCTTCACCTTTACGCCTGCGCTTTCGGCGCCCATCGACGCGCCTTGCCGCTCAACGATCTCGCGACTTACGCGGGCCTTTCCGTGGTCAACGAATTGATCGAGGCGACCGACCGCTTCGTGAGCTTCAATTAATGAGCCGAAGCATTTTGTTCGTGGTCACCAGCGATCCCCGGTCGAGCGCGCGCCCGGCCGAGGCGATCCGCATCGCAGCGGGCGTTGGCGCATGGAAACAGGTGGATGTCCGCCTTCTTCTCCACGGGGCCGCGGCGCTGGCGCTGGGCGAATCGCCGGAGGAATGGGTCGATGCGGATCACTTCATCCAGTACTTGCCCATCATTCGCGACTTGGGCCGGCCCGTTTACCTGGAGAAGGGCAATGCGTTCCTGAACCTGCTTGGCCAGCCGATCTGTCCAATTCAAGAGTTGACTCAAACCGAGCTGGCGACTCTGACCGCGCAATGCGAGTACGTGACGCGCTTCTGAACCCTGAACCCCTTCTTCTAGGACGATGCGCCGCGCGCTGCACATTTTAACCACACCGAATGACCCTCTGGCTGAGACCGTGATCGACGGCCAGCGCCAACTGCCGGATCAGGAGGTCACCGTGGTGGACTGCAACGCGCGGGAGCCGGACTATCAGGGGTTGCTGGAGGAAATCTTTCGCGCCGATTCGATCCAGGTCTGGTAAACCCAACGCCATGGCCACGGTGACGTTTTACACCAAACCGAATTGTCCGCTGTGCGACAAGGCGCTGGAACAAATCGAGCGCGCCCGTGGCCAATGCGCGTTCGATCTGGTCGAAATCAACATTCTCAGCGACCTGGAAATCTACGAGCGGTACAAGCACGCCATTCCGGTGGTGGCCGTGGAAGGCGTGGAGGTCTTCCGTTACCGCCTGTCCAGCGACGATTTCGTCGCCCGCTTGAAAGCCGCGACCAAGCCATCCTCATTCTAACTGGTAAGGACGCGTTCCACCGCGTCCCTGACCCTGAGGAGGCTTTCCTTGAAACGTGGCGCAGACATTCCTGTCTGCGGGTTGGCGGGACTTTCCAGTCCCGTCCGCCGGGCGACTGGAAAGTCGCAAGAACCGGCAGGCTGGAAAGCCTGCTCTACGGACGTGCATTGGGACCATGAACGGGATTACGGCGGACCGGCAGGTCCGCCCTACCGACGCGTTCACAGAGAGCCCGGCCTAAGCTTCTCCAACTGCTCTTGTCGTATCAGCCGTTCCCGATGCGGTTCGTTATCTCGATTCCAGCGGCGGAGGGCCTCGTCTGCCTTGTCCAAGAACAACCGCTGAAGGGTTATCCCTTCCACATGCCCGTCGCAAAAGACCGCGTTCAACCGGCCTCTGTGCCGTTTCCGAG is a genomic window of Verrucomicrobiota bacterium containing:
- the ppk1 gene encoding polyphosphate kinase 1, producing MEEEKTRFGPEHFINRELSWLEFNLRVLDEALDTRNPLLERVKFFCIVSSNLDEFFEVRVAGLKQQMESGASERSIDGLTASETFRVIHKRVRRMVEQQYTCWREQLVPGLAEQGIRFLACKELSARDAAWIEKFYRAEVRPVLTPLGIDPAHPFPQLLNKSLNVIVQLQGKHEGENRERLAVVQVPRVLPRLVRLPHPDPRREYVFLGRIIVNFLADLFPGMKIRGHWLFRVTRNSELYIDEEEEKNLLRAVENELHNRRKGDAVRLEVERDCPLAIQSQLLETLRLTEEDLYVIDGPLNPAKLMTICEGDYAPELRDPPQVPPVAKALRDQPDVFATIRQRDILLHHPYESFGSVVEFLEQAAEDPQVLAIKQTLYRTGGDPRIVGALMNAVRNGKQVTAVVELKARFDEANNILWSRRLEEAGVHVVYGLVGYKIHCKMALAVRRDADGIRRYLHLSTGNFNPTTARVYTDIGLLTCREDFGEDATNVFNLLTGICQFQGMRQFVVAPFEFHSRMVALIEREAENARKGLPARIIAKMNALVDAQIIEALYRASQAGVKIDLIVRGICCLRPQLKGISDNITVRSIVDRFLEHSRIYYFENACQPEVFVGSADWMPRNFFGRIEVAFPILDGNLRERVIEEILAVLLRDNVKARSLQADGSYRVLPLKKGTPPHRSQTEFIALASAPANHRGDQPASKPAYPRVRLAPRPA
- a CDS encoding DUF1080 domain-containing protein, which produces MKPNLSPRIALAVLFLATATQAAAAADGFRLEPGYLSLFNGKDLTGWGYRTNNFDGKTASSDGRYTAKDGILTVNAREPRLFQVIWTTREFPKNFNLKLEFRAAVNADSGIFIRKPQLQCRDYLVAGPYKALQKYKPQDWNEIEVTVKDGVAHCTCNGEVLEAALKVPETGPIGLEGDRGQMEYRRIRLKELP
- a CDS encoding glutaredoxin family protein, coding for MATVTFYTKPNCPLCDKALEQIERARGQCAFDLVEINILSDLEIYERYKHAIPVVAVEGVEVFRYRLSSDDFVARLKAATKPSSF